A stretch of the Robbsia betulipollinis genome encodes the following:
- a CDS encoding replication/maintenance protein RepL, with protein sequence MATVFQGQRRLVDTATGEIIDAQVVTKTIGDAGFHKIWLHEILELVDEVGNAKMRVLMWLLSKADAQNQVWATWEEIGKETGVGRRTIARLMAALKEANVITETRRSVWRLNPQIIFKGDYSRRMNVLVKYRDEKQGDLFEEPIVGQQKAA encoded by the coding sequence ATGGCGACAGTATTTCAAGGGCAACGGCGATTGGTGGACACAGCCACGGGTGAAATCATTGATGCCCAGGTTGTGACAAAGACAATAGGAGATGCTGGATTCCATAAAATCTGGTTGCACGAGATTCTTGAGCTAGTCGATGAAGTAGGAAACGCCAAGATGCGGGTGCTTATGTGGCTACTTTCCAAGGCCGACGCGCAAAATCAGGTGTGGGCGACATGGGAGGAAATCGGGAAAGAAACAGGCGTTGGTCGACGAACTATTGCCCGTCTGATGGCGGCTTTAAAAGAAGCGAACGTCATTACCGAAACACGCCGCAGCGTATGGCGTTTGAACCCCCAAATCATCTTTAAGGGCGATTACTCACGCCGGATGAACGTACTAGTGAAGTACCGCGATGAGAAGCAAGGCGACCTATTCGAAGAGCCCATTGTCGGACAGCAAAAGGCCGCTTGA